In the genome of Poecilia reticulata strain Guanapo linkage group LG16, Guppy_female_1.0+MT, whole genome shotgun sequence, one region contains:
- the LOC103477730 gene encoding apoptosis-associated speck-like protein containing a CARD encodes MATKRPKRILADVLENLDEKNFRKFCSALIDWDKKVKKGQVENKDFLDVADVMVNVYDKDALKVAEELLRDINCAGNANNLAEDAKKAGLGSSVPSAVAGPAPTTSDGKHFVDKHRSELIKRVGNIGPILDELLDEDVLENEAYNKISALPTNQEKVRELCTKCLNAKRAKDIFYNILKKKEKFLIEELEGN; translated from the exons ATGGCCACAAAAAGACCCAAAAGGATTTTAGCTGATGTCCTGGAGAACCTGGACGAGAAGAATTTTAGGAAGTTCTGCTCAGCACTTATAGACTGGGATAAAAAGGTCAAGAAGGGTCAGGTTGAGAATAAAGACTTCCTGGACGTTGCAGATGTGATGGTCAATGTTTATGACAAAGACGCCCTGAAGGTGGCCGAGGAGCTGCTGAGAGATATCAACTGTGCAGGAAACGCCAACAACCTGG CTGAAGACGCCAAGAAAGCAGGTTTAGGCTCTTCTGTTCCCTCCGCTG TTGCAGGTCCGGCCCCAACTACCAGTGATG GGAAGCATTTTGTGGACAAACACAGGTCTGAGCTGATCAAGAGAGTTGGCAACATTGGACCCATTTTGGACGAGCTGCTGGACGAAGACGTTCTCGAAAATGAAGCTTATAATAAAATCAGCGCTCTGCCTACCAACCAGGAGAAAGTTAGAGAGCTGTGTACCAAATGCCTGAATGCCAAAAGAGCCAAAGATATCTTCTACAACATcttgaagaagaaagaaaagtttctcATCGAAGAACTAGAGGGAAACTAA